A single region of the Polymorphum gilvum SL003B-26A1 genome encodes:
- a CDS encoding sensor histidine kinase, translating to MTQRYQRRRARRLKLVVAVALLASSAAIVWLTGAISLRFFLSDLEVRKDAALAVQSGALERLLDKFRLMTPLTARRPDVADVVERRDAEEGGRIAAIAAGMSGAKEVWFLSPQGETIATSDASTNSGALLGRQWIPKAFREAAMGQLGRQLIPGNGWQPASYVFASPIRVRDRLAGVVAVRVRLDDVEQAWALSKDALVALDENDVVVVTNVHDWRGTTLRTDTAPGRGAAIDLLRAGGHLGRFRLVRPAQQAGGRAFLELREDLPVLGWKVVILSDVAEARTQSANAMLIAFLLCVIGAGAVWSAVERREGLIRRLRSDRAAALRLERRVRSRTIDLTRANQRLEAEIEERLAAEAELRRAQAELVQAAKLATLGHMSAALSHEYNQPLAAIRTNAENATLLIARGEPERATESLARIGGLVARMAEIARTLKGFTRRAGTDLQPVSLRQAIDEALLLLTPQVRQQGIRLTTRLPDGDLVVLAGRIRLEQVIMNLVANAIDAVRGREDPAIDLDVDVADGEVRLSVADNGTGIPEVAMGQIFDPFFTTKDVGAGLGLGLSIAYKIVHDFSGSLTAENRPEGGARFVMRLPLAQAVRTAAE from the coding sequence ATGACCCAGCGCTACCAACGCCGGCGCGCGCGCCGCCTGAAACTCGTCGTCGCGGTCGCCCTGCTGGCTTCGAGCGCGGCGATCGTCTGGCTGACCGGGGCGATTAGCCTGCGCTTCTTCCTGAGCGACCTGGAAGTGCGCAAGGACGCGGCGCTGGCGGTACAGAGCGGCGCGCTGGAACGCCTGCTCGACAAGTTCCGCCTGATGACGCCGCTGACGGCGCGTCGCCCGGACGTGGCCGACGTCGTCGAGCGGCGCGATGCGGAGGAGGGCGGCCGGATCGCGGCGATCGCAGCGGGCATGTCGGGCGCCAAGGAGGTGTGGTTCCTGTCGCCGCAGGGCGAAACGATCGCCACCAGCGATGCCTCGACCAACTCCGGCGCGCTGCTCGGACGGCAGTGGATCCCCAAGGCATTCCGCGAGGCAGCCATGGGCCAGCTCGGTCGGCAACTGATCCCGGGCAACGGCTGGCAGCCGGCAAGCTACGTGTTCGCGTCGCCGATCCGCGTGCGCGACCGGCTGGCCGGGGTGGTGGCGGTGCGGGTTCGCCTCGACGACGTCGAGCAGGCTTGGGCGCTGAGCAAGGACGCGCTGGTCGCGCTCGACGAGAACGATGTCGTGGTGGTGACCAACGTCCACGACTGGCGCGGCACGACCTTGCGCACCGATACGGCGCCGGGGCGCGGCGCAGCGATCGATCTGCTGCGCGCGGGCGGCCACCTGGGCCGATTCCGCCTGGTGCGCCCGGCGCAGCAGGCGGGCGGACGGGCCTTCCTGGAACTCAGGGAGGACCTGCCGGTGCTCGGCTGGAAGGTGGTCATCCTGTCGGACGTCGCCGAGGCGCGCACGCAGTCGGCCAACGCCATGCTGATCGCCTTCCTGCTCTGCGTCATCGGGGCCGGCGCGGTCTGGTCGGCGGTCGAGCGGCGCGAGGGCCTGATCCGGCGCCTGCGCAGCGACAGGGCGGCCGCCTTGCGGCTGGAGCGGCGGGTGCGCAGCCGGACGATCGACCTGACGCGCGCCAACCAGCGCCTGGAAGCCGAGATCGAGGAGCGGCTGGCGGCGGAAGCGGAGCTCAGGCGGGCTCAGGCCGAACTGGTGCAGGCGGCCAAGCTGGCGACTCTCGGCCACATGTCGGCTGCGCTCAGCCACGAATACAACCAGCCGCTGGCGGCGATCCGCACCAATGCGGAAAACGCCACGCTGCTGATCGCGCGGGGCGAGCCGGAGCGGGCGACCGAGTCCCTCGCCAGGATCGGCGGCCTGGTGGCGCGCATGGCCGAGATCGCGCGCACGCTGAAGGGCTTCACACGGCGGGCCGGCACCGATCTACAGCCCGTGTCGCTGCGCCAGGCGATCGACGAGGCGCTGTTGCTGCTGACGCCGCAGGTCCGCCAGCAGGGCATCCGGCTGACGACCCGGCTGCCGGATGGCGACCTGGTGGTCTTGGCGGGGCGGATCCGGCTCGAACAGGTGATCATGAATCTCGTCGCCAACGCCATCGACGCGGTGCGCGGCAGGGAGGACCCGGCAATCGACCTCGACGTCGATGTCGCCGATGGCGAGGTGAGGCTGTCCGTCGCCGACAACGGCACGGGGATTCCGGAGGTGGCGATGGGACAGATCTTCGACCCGTTCTTCACCACGAAGGACGTCGGCGCCGGTCTCGGTCTCGGCCTGTCGATCGCCTACAAGATCGTCCACGACTTCTCGGGCAGCCTGACGGCTGAAAACCGGCCCGAGGGCGGCGCGCGCTTCGTCATGCGCCTGCCCCTGGCACAGGCCGTGCGGACGGCGGCGGAATAG
- a CDS encoding sigma-54-dependent transcriptional regulator has protein sequence MDRIKVLLVDDDDELRDALAQGLELVGHDVIAFDGADGVTEWIGRDFYGVLVTDIKMPKTDGLDLMRRAFEIDPALPVILITGHGDVPLAVEAMRAGAYDFLEKPFAVAGLAAVIERALEKRRLVLENRALRQELADRSGLEGRLVGRSAGMERLRRKVLALATTDADVLILGETGAGKEVVARALHEEGPRGDKPFVALNCGALPADIIESELFGHEKGAFTGASGQRIGKLEHAHGGTVFLDEIESMPLELQVKLLRVIETRTIERLGSNRAIALDVRFIAATKDDLERASAEGRFRQDLFYRLNVVTVAIPPLRERREDIPLLFHHLAREARARYRREIPDVPSDFVADLMTRSWTGNVRELRNVADRFVLGLEAVDDASEAGADGLFAKVAAYEKSLIAAELARNDGSIKATYEALGLSRKALYEKMRKYGLGREDADRV, from the coding sequence ATGGATCGGATCAAAGTCCTGCTGGTCGACGACGACGACGAACTGCGCGACGCGCTTGCCCAGGGGCTCGAACTCGTCGGCCACGACGTCATTGCGTTCGACGGTGCCGATGGCGTGACGGAATGGATCGGCCGGGACTTCTACGGGGTGCTGGTAACTGATATCAAGATGCCGAAGACCGACGGACTGGACCTGATGCGCCGGGCGTTCGAGATCGATCCGGCGCTGCCGGTGATCCTGATCACCGGCCACGGCGACGTGCCGCTGGCGGTGGAGGCGATGCGGGCCGGGGCCTACGACTTCCTGGAAAAGCCTTTCGCCGTGGCGGGGCTTGCCGCGGTCATCGAGCGGGCGCTGGAAAAGCGGCGGCTGGTGCTGGAGAATCGGGCGCTGCGCCAGGAACTGGCCGATCGTTCGGGATTGGAAGGGCGCCTGGTCGGCCGGTCGGCGGGCATGGAACGGTTGCGCCGCAAGGTGCTGGCGCTGGCGACGACCGACGCGGACGTGCTGATCCTCGGCGAGACCGGGGCCGGCAAGGAGGTGGTGGCGCGCGCCCTGCACGAGGAAGGGCCGCGCGGCGACAAGCCGTTCGTGGCGCTGAACTGCGGCGCGCTGCCGGCCGACATCATCGAGTCGGAGCTGTTCGGCCACGAGAAGGGCGCCTTCACCGGCGCCAGCGGCCAGCGCATCGGCAAGCTGGAGCATGCCCACGGCGGCACGGTGTTCCTCGACGAAATCGAATCCATGCCGCTGGAACTGCAGGTCAAGCTGCTCAGGGTGATCGAGACGCGGACCATCGAGCGACTCGGCTCCAACAGGGCGATCGCGCTCGACGTGCGCTTCATTGCGGCGACCAAGGACGATCTGGAGCGGGCGAGCGCGGAGGGGCGGTTCCGCCAAGACCTGTTCTACCGCCTCAATGTGGTGACGGTCGCGATCCCGCCGTTGCGCGAGCGGCGCGAGGACATCCCGCTGCTGTTCCATCATCTGGCGCGCGAGGCGCGCGCCCGTTACCGCCGCGAGATCCCCGACGTCCCGAGCGATTTCGTCGCCGACCTGATGACGAGGTCCTGGACGGGCAACGTGCGCGAACTACGAAACGTTGCCGACCGCTTCGTGCTCGGGCTGGAGGCGGTCGACGACGCGTCCGAGGCTGGCGCCGACGGATTGTTCGCCAAGGTTGCCGCCTACGAGAAATCGCTGATCGCCGCGGAACTCGCGCGCAACGACGGCAGCATCAAGGCTACCTACGAGGCGCTCGGGCTGTCGCGCAAGGCGCTGTACGAGAAGATGCGCAAATACGGGCTGGGGCGTGAGGACGCCGACCGAGTCTGA
- a CDS encoding DctP family TRAP transporter solute-binding subunit: MKKFLLAATAAVSFALAGPALADDCQDGEIVIKFSHVVAGSGHPKGDAATLLAKRINEEMNGKACMQVFPNSQLFDDDKVMEALLLGDVQLAAPSLSKFEAYTLKFRLFDLPFLFQDLEAVDRFTASDAGKDLLNSMTDVGYLGLGYWNSGLKQFSANKPLLLPTDAKGLKFRIQTSDVAEAMIAAMGANAQKLAFKEVYGALQTGVVDGQENSWSNIYTQKFFEVQDGITETNHQVLAYLLVTSDEWLNSLEPDVREQFLKITEEVTAAANAEVANMEAQNRQRILDAGSTIRELNADQRKAWMDAMKPVWERFEGDIGKELIDAAVAANNAS; this comes from the coding sequence ATGAAAAAGTTCCTGCTGGCGGCCACCGCGGCCGTCTCCTTCGCCCTTGCCGGTCCGGCGCTTGCCGACGACTGCCAGGACGGCGAAATCGTCATCAAGTTCAGCCACGTGGTTGCCGGAAGCGGCCATCCGAAGGGCGATGCGGCGACGCTGCTGGCCAAGCGCATCAACGAGGAGATGAACGGCAAGGCCTGCATGCAGGTGTTCCCGAACTCGCAGCTGTTCGACGACGACAAGGTGATGGAAGCGCTGCTGCTCGGCGACGTCCAGCTGGCGGCGCCCTCGCTGTCGAAGTTCGAGGCCTACACGCTCAAGTTCCGCCTGTTCGACCTGCCGTTCCTGTTCCAGGACCTGGAGGCCGTTGACCGGTTCACGGCCAGCGATGCAGGCAAGGACCTGCTGAACTCGATGACCGACGTCGGCTACCTCGGGCTGGGCTACTGGAACTCCGGCCTGAAGCAGTTCTCGGCCAACAAGCCGCTGCTGCTGCCCACCGATGCCAAGGGCCTGAAGTTCCGCATCCAGACCTCGGACGTCGCCGAGGCGATGATCGCCGCCATGGGCGCCAACGCCCAGAAGCTGGCTTTCAAGGAGGTCTACGGCGCGCTGCAGACCGGCGTCGTCGACGGCCAGGAGAACTCCTGGTCGAACATCTACACTCAAAAGTTCTTCGAGGTGCAGGACGGCATCACCGAGACCAATCATCAGGTTCTGGCCTACCTGCTGGTCACCTCCGATGAATGGCTCAACAGCCTGGAGCCGGACGTGCGCGAGCAGTTCCTCAAGATCACCGAGGAAGTGACGGCCGCAGCGAATGCCGAAGTCGCCAACATGGAAGCGCAAAACCGCCAGCGCATTCTCGACGCCGGCTCGACCATCCGCGAGCTGAACGCCGATCAGCGCAAGGCCTGGATGGATGCCATGAAGCCGGTTTGGGAACGCTTCGAGGGCGACATCGGCAAGGAGCTCATCGACGCCGCCGTCGCGGCCAACAACGCGAGCTGA